Proteins encoded together in one Alteribacter keqinensis window:
- a CDS encoding DUF2953 domain-containing protein yields the protein MAWLWWSIGILGILGILIFTLLVFSNLHVHINYYHDGDNDELKIKTVLWKVFRYTYTIPIISVDKETPTIVVQEEEDSSAGHEETNEKMSIHDFVYDMRQFNQFLTHVLGFHTILRHFLATVSVNQFSWRSVLGTPDAALTGSIGGVLWGIKGNVVGLIGNYFRMCTLPELAIQPVFNQAISRTELKCMLSFRIGNAILGTIKVYRHWRNGRPFKLNKGSEQRRDMNV from the coding sequence TTGGCATGGTTGTGGTGGTCAATTGGCATTTTAGGGATACTGGGTATTCTCATTTTTACGTTGCTCGTTTTTTCCAACCTGCATGTACATATCAATTATTATCATGACGGTGATAACGACGAGTTGAAAATAAAAACGGTGTTGTGGAAGGTCTTCAGGTATACATATACGATTCCAATCATTTCAGTGGATAAAGAGACACCGACGATTGTCGTGCAGGAAGAGGAAGATTCATCTGCAGGACACGAGGAAACAAACGAAAAAATGTCCATACATGATTTTGTATATGATATGAGGCAGTTTAATCAATTTCTCACACATGTGTTAGGCTTTCATACGATCCTTCGCCATTTCCTGGCAACGGTCTCTGTAAATCAATTTTCCTGGAGATCGGTTTTAGGAACACCCGATGCTGCTTTGACGGGAAGTATTGGGGGGGTGCTGTGGGGAATAAAAGGAAATGTGGTTGGTTTAATCGGGAACTATTTCAGGATGTGCACGCTTCCTGAACTCGCCATTCAGCCTGTGTTTAACCAGGCAATCTCAAGAACGGAATTAAAGTGCATGTTATCGTTCCGTATCGGGAATGCTATTCTCGGAACCATAAAAGTGTATCGACACTGGCGAAATGGACGGCCTTTTAAGCTTAATAAAGGGTCAGAACAGAGGAGGGATATGAATGTCTGA
- the ytfJ gene encoding GerW family sporulation protein: MSEHPIQGLMKTAMENLKEMVDVNTIVGDPVETPDGGVIMPVSKVGFGFAAGGSEFIVETRGSHGDREEKHPFGGGSGGGVSITPIAFLIVNPHGVKMVHLDQSTHLYEKLFDLAPQVVDKIQQMMQQNNQKSGSRPQSKYNGGQSGESLDF, from the coding sequence ATGTCTGAACATCCAATTCAGGGACTAATGAAAACGGCCATGGAAAATTTAAAGGAAATGGTTGATGTTAATACGATTGTAGGTGACCCTGTTGAAACGCCTGATGGCGGCGTAATCATGCCTGTAAGTAAAGTGGGCTTTGGTTTTGCAGCCGGAGGAAGTGAGTTTATTGTTGAAACTCGTGGCAGTCACGGAGATCGTGAAGAGAAACACCCATTCGGAGGCGGTAGCGGGGGTGGAGTGTCCATTACACCGATTGCCTTTTTGATCGTGAATCCTCACGGAGTGAAAATGGTTCACCTGGATCAGAGTACGCATCTATACGAAAAACTGTTTGATCTTGCTCCGCAGGTTGTGGACAAAATCCAGCAGATGATGCAGCAAAACAATCAAAAGTCAGGTTCCAGGCCCCAGTCGAAATATAACGGTGGCCAAAGCGGAGAGTCGCTGGACTTTTAA
- the tpx gene encoding thiol peroxidase: MAQVTFKEKPVTLMGSQVSVGDTAPDFTVLANDLSEVSLSDSKGKVRLISVVPSIDTGVCEQQTRRFNEEAAKLDDVEILTISVDLPFAQKRWCAAEGVENLQVLSDHRDLSFGKAYGVAIEELRLLSRSIFVVDANDKITYAEYVSEVTNHPDYDAALDAAKSAQ, encoded by the coding sequence ATGGCACAAGTAACATTTAAAGAAAAACCGGTCACACTAATGGGATCACAAGTTTCAGTTGGAGACACAGCACCTGATTTTACCGTACTTGCCAATGACCTTTCAGAAGTAAGTCTGTCCGACAGTAAAGGCAAGGTCCGGCTGATCAGCGTCGTTCCTTCCATTGACACTGGTGTATGCGAGCAGCAGACACGCAGGTTTAATGAAGAGGCAGCAAAACTTGACGATGTAGAAATTCTCACGATCAGTGTAGATCTTCCCTTTGCCCAGAAGCGCTGGTGCGCAGCGGAGGGAGTTGAAAACCTTCAGGTATTATCCGATCACCGAGACTTAAGCTTCGGAAAAGCATACGGTGTTGCAATTGAGGAGCTTCGTTTGCTGTCCCGTTCCATCTTTGTTGTAGATGCAAATGACAAGATCACCTATGCGGAATATGTGTCTGAGGTTACTAACCACCCGGATTACGATGCGGCTCTGGACGCAGCAAAATCAGCACAATAA
- a CDS encoding class I SAM-dependent methyltransferase yields the protein MIETNTEKLYSALDLAAEKIQEVTDLPYLEALAEAGESIIRGESTLTLPEEKQGELNEHLKSAPVLDDLKAEEIRKAFQLAVLKGMKEATQPHHAMTPDAVSLFAGHLVEQVLKDKEKTHVIMDPAVGSGNLLTAVMNQAQRDFHAVGGDADETLIKLAYVNANMQKKDVDLFHQDSIATPYVKNVDVVVTDLPVGFYPDDKKAAEFELKSKKGHSFVHHLMIEQILKHVKPGGFCFFLIPNFLFESEEAEALHKYLKKEAIIYSLLQLPKSMFKNEQQAKSFFVIRKQGEGIVIPRQALLAELPSFTNKSALADMVKNINNWFSDHLNQEH from the coding sequence ATGATTGAAACAAATACAGAAAAACTTTACTCAGCCTTGGATCTGGCTGCGGAAAAAATACAGGAAGTTACGGACCTTCCATATCTCGAAGCACTGGCTGAAGCGGGGGAGTCAATTATACGCGGAGAGTCCACCCTTACTCTGCCCGAAGAAAAACAAGGGGAACTGAATGAGCATCTGAAATCAGCACCTGTTCTTGATGACCTTAAAGCCGAGGAAATACGAAAAGCCTTTCAGCTTGCCGTATTAAAAGGGATGAAAGAGGCAACTCAGCCTCACCATGCCATGACACCGGATGCTGTAAGTCTGTTTGCAGGACATCTGGTGGAACAGGTCTTAAAGGATAAAGAGAAGACACACGTGATTATGGATCCGGCTGTAGGGTCCGGAAATCTCCTTACAGCGGTCATGAATCAGGCTCAGAGAGACTTTCATGCTGTCGGTGGCGATGCAGATGAAACACTCATTAAACTTGCGTACGTAAATGCAAACATGCAAAAGAAAGATGTGGATCTGTTTCACCAGGACAGTATTGCAACACCTTACGTTAAGAATGTAGACGTTGTGGTGACAGACCTTCCTGTCGGCTTTTATCCGGACGACAAAAAAGCAGCCGAGTTTGAACTGAAAAGTAAAAAAGGTCATTCATTTGTTCATCATTTGATGATTGAACAAATTTTGAAGCACGTGAAGCCGGGTGGTTTCTGCTTTTTCCTAATTCCTAACTTTTTGTTTGAAAGCGAAGAAGCGGAGGCGCTCCATAAATACCTCAAGAAGGAAGCGATCATTTATTCCCTCCTCCAGCTGCCAAAGTCCATGTTTAAAAACGAGCAACAGGCTAAGAGCTTCTTCGTGATCCGGAAGCAAGGAGAGGGGATTGTGATACCAAGGCAGGCACTGCTCGCCGAACTTCCTTCATTTACGAATAAAAGTGCTCTTGCCGATATGGTAAAAAACATCAATAACTGGTTTTCAGACCACTTAAATCAGGAACATTAA